The following is a genomic window from Fulvia fulva chromosome 9, complete sequence.
TGCTGCGACGGCAGAAACAGGACCGCGCATTGACGCTCTCGAATCTCGGATCCTAAACCTCGAAAGTGCATCACTGCCGTCTTCGCATCGTCTCTGGCATGTGCAAGTTGTGCTCCTTCCATTTGGTCGTCAGCTGCCAGGTATCTGGTTCTCTGCCAGTGAGTCCACTCGTCACTCTGTGCGATCAGCTACGCAAGCTCTCGACGAGTGGAGTGGTTCGCGACCAACATCGGGGACGTCCTTCATCTCGACCGCCAGCAGTGGCGTGTGGACGACAGAATCAATCGAGGCATGGGCAAGACAAACGCAGGACGAGTGGCTGTCTCCCAAAGCTTGCGGACCAAGTGGCTCGGTATTCCAGAGGCTTGCAAGTCGTGGACTTGTTCGCGATGTGACCTTGCAGTCGCCAGATGCGCGGCATATCTGTAGCGCTATCTCAGCCACCTTTGGAGAGGTGCTGAAGTCCGAGGAGCCCGTCAAGGATGCAGCTGCAAAGTACCATGGACTACAAGAACGATTCATTCCTCTACGGAAAGTGAAGAAGTCAACTCGTCTGCGTTTCTTGAGCTCTGCTGAAATGCTCACACCAACTTCGTGGACTGCTGAATTTCTGGAGTCGAGTGTCTTCATGAAGATCAATGATGGCGAGCGCAGGCTGTATCTGACCACTCCGGAAGCCTACACTCAGCCGTCCCGGCCCGGCTGGTCGTGGCCCGCTCTCAAAGACTTGCCTGCTCGTGATCTGGATGGTGAACCTCAGCCAGCGCAGGCGGACCATAACTTGGTAGAAGCTTGCTGGACATACAATGACCGCCTTGATCACACTGTCAGCGCCTATTCGTCATTCGAGGACCAGTATGGATCTCCGTGGGGCATCTCCACCGAAGGCGACGCCGGGACAGCTGCTGAGCAGCACATCCGTCTACCATCACCCGCCGCTACACGTCCCTCACAGCTACGGTCTTCTTCAATGCCGAGCGCTACCTCACCCGAGGCTGTCGCCATCAATGTTTCCACGAAAAGACGTGTTGCGTCCTTCGAGCTTGGGCCAGTCGCGAACACCGTCGAGTTCTCACCAGAGTACTTCTCGACGAAGCGCCAGCGTACATCCACTTCTCCAGAACTCGAGCGGCGTGGCGTCAACTTCACTCCCAGGTGGAGCCCTGCAGAAGATCTAGGCCCCGGTCGAAGCAGTCAAGCAGCTAGCAATCGAGCCAGGGGTACAACGCCGTTCGCGTATCCTACTCCTCACAGCCACTTCGAGTCAAGATGTGGAGACGGTGACACTCAGGTTGACGAAGACGTTCCGCCGCCGGCTTACAGGGATGTTCTGGACGACCCGGAGGAATGGGAAGGTATGCAGGATGCTGGTGATGATCAGCATGAAGGGGTACATCACGCAGTACATCGAAATGAAGAGGTCATTGAAGGTCTATACGACGAGGACAACCTGGAAGATGGACTTGCTGTATTTTGAAGTTTGACTGACACAAATCGGCATCAGCGGACATGGAGCTTGGGAGCGTATTGATGGCGTGTTCTTGGATGAGAATACTTACAAACAGCCCAACCCAATGAGGAGCGGCATTTTTTGAAGCCGTGGTGTAGAATGATGGCTCTCAGATCATTTGTGTAGATCTAGATGGATGTGAGGTAGAACTCTCCAATCTGAACAAACATACCTTGAAACGAGATGCCATCCAGATATTGCTAGTTCGCGTTGTGAACAGGGGAAGGGCAGCTGTGGCATGATCTGATGGGATGCTGTACAGGCACTCGGAATGAGATCCGGCCATCTCCCTCCCATCGACTCAAGCACTAGATCTACGCATGCATATCCAACGCAGTCACCATTCCGACCTGATCCGAGCGAGACAGATCTACAACAACTTCCCTGTCGCAGCAGGTCGTTGACACGCCGGTGCAGAACACTGGAGCTGTCAACCCTACTAGTATGTGGCACAGTCCCTGGAAGCTGGTGATCACGTACATACAGTACAACGAGAGAGAGCCCCCTCGCTGAACGTCGTACGTTTAGGGCGATACGTTACCTCCGTGCTATTGCGTACCTGACGACGAAGCGTCCGTATCCGGCTGGGTGAGAAAGTCGGTACGCTAGAGGTTCCTTGAGAGTTGTGGTGATACGAGGCACTGTGAGTATTCCTACAAGATTCCCAGCAAGCTTCCAAGAGTCTTTCGAGCTACAGGCTCGGCAGACCGGCACTCAACTTCGCAAGCGTGGCGGGTGACTTGCCAGTGCCGTTGACCACGTTTCCAAGCGAGGACGCGAGGCGCCTGTCTCTGCGTGAATAACTACTTGGCTCGTgagctgctgctgctgctgatGCTGGCGGTGCGGAGTAAGTAGTGGTAGGATGTAAGAACTTGCAGGCACCGGTGCCGTGCAGGCCGTGCAGTGGACTCGAATCACCTCTGCTCCTCCGTGGGTTGGCACGATGCTTTATTCCTCCAATGGGCTACGATTGCGTTGCCCTGGCCATGTCCATCGGGACAACAGGGCCCTTCCCTCCCGTTCTCGTCGGTTACCTTCCGGCATCACTAAAGCATTTTGGTCTTCGATTTTCGATTTTTCTGGCCGCGTGAGGCTGCGCAATCCTCATCTCTGATGGACAATGCCTGTACGTACCTCTCCCAGGTAATGTAGTTAGGTACATTCACAGCTGGCGCCGTGAATTGCGGACTTGAATGGGTGAGATACATTGCATGGCGTGCATGGTTCCCCGCAAGTTGTCGCAAAGCTGGCGGGCCGCGCATCCTGAATGTGGAGAGAGTTCAGCGAAGACGTGGAGAAGGGTGAAACCGTGAGCGACCATCTGCACATGGCCCAGCTCCCAGCTCCACAACGACCAATCGCAGTGCAGGGGACAGCTCCAGGGTCTGTATGTCTGGGCGTGCATGGGAGGAGAAAGAGTTCCGGATGGCGTCCGGGGCCTTTCACTGGCGTGGTGGGAAGCTGTTTGTGGATCCTTCCTTACGACGACCTCATCTGTTGCGGTCTGGTAGAGTGATCGCTGATGAGGTGCAGATGGATCGGGTTCGGTGAGTCAAGGCAGAGAGCTATGGATATCGTAAGATGCTGTTTGGCGAGAGCATGCTGATGAGCTTCGTTGTTTGAGAGATGTGCCTCAGAGATGCTTAGACGCTGCTGGAGCAGCAGGGATCGTTTAGACGATTGGTGAGTTCCAACCAGAATTGCAGTATCAATCCCTGGCAAGAACTCGATTCGGTTGGCTTGATATGTATGAGCACATCGTCGAAGGAGCATGCTGGATGATTGCTAGGTTCTCCGCATCGCATCCGGTCCTTCGGTCTTGAGCTGGCTGTGGCTGTGGCTTGATCGGCTTAAACATCGTTGTCGCCTGTTGTGGCTGCCATTGATGTCGTTACACAGGCACCGCAGAACTCAGTCTTGGTCACAGTGATTGCAGCAGATCGTGCTGATCCGACTTCGATAGTCCGGGTCGTAAAGAGCCCAACACCGAAGCAAGCCATGCTCGGCTTCTAGGCTGATGTCCTGCATCGACTGGCCTTCATTCACTTGACCCGGCGTGGCGCGAGCTGCCCTGCAGCGGATCCCTTCTCACCAAACGATCCCTTGTCAATCCATGCACGGGGGACAGTGGGACAGCAAAGCTCCTCTTCCCCGAGCGCTGATACTGTGCGGGGACATGAAGTTGATATAGCGTGTTGTACCACGCTGATCTGGGAGTTTCTGAATCTCATCCCTCTCGGGCACCCTCTCCAGCCCTCCCATCTCACCAACCAACCAGGAACGAATTTGTTTGTGATTGTTTTGAAGAATCAGTCCAGATGACGATCCCCGACGAGGTCGATATCATCGTGTGTGGTGGTGGATCATGCGGGTCAGTCGTTATGGCATTGGAAGATGGCGGTAATGGTACTGACGGACATCAGTTGCGTCGTGGCTGGCCGTCTGGCCAACTTGGACCACAAGCTCCAGGTTATGCTCATCGAAGCCGGTGAGAGCAACCTTAACAACCCATGGGTGTTCCGTCCAGGTATCTACCCAAGGAACATGAAGTTGGACAGCAAGACTGCGACATTCTACTACTCCCGACCATCTGAGTGGCTGTCTGGCCGCCGTGCCATCGTTCCATGTGCCAACATCTTGGGTGGTGGTTCTTCCATCAACTTCATGGTGAGTGAGAGCTATTCCCGGAGCTGTATCGTGTACTGACTTCGAGCAGATGTACACCCGTGCCTCCGCCTCGGACTACGATGACTTCCAAGCAAAGGGCTGGACCACCAAGGAGCTCCTCCCATTGATGAAGAAGCATGAGACATATCAGAGAGCTTGCCAGAACCGTGATCTCCATGGTTTCGACGGCCCAATCAAGGTCTCCTTCGGAAACTACACATACCCCGTCATGCAAGATTTCCTGCGTGCCGCTGAGTCACAAGGCATCCCGATCTCCGACGATCTCGAGGACCTCAACACCGGCCATGGAGCTCAGCACTGGCTCAAGTGGATCAACCGCGATACCGGTCGTCGATCCGACTCCGCCCACGCCTACATCCACAGCACCCGTCAGCACTTCGAGAACTTGCACCTCGTCTGCAACACCAAGGTTGACAAGGTCATCTTGGAGGGCAACAAGGCCGTCGGTGTCAAGACCATCCCAACCAAGCCTCTCCACCCCAACGAGAACAAGTCTAGAATCTTCAAGGCACGCAAGCAGATCATCGTCAGCGGTGGCACTCTCAGCTCGCCATTGATCCTCCAGCGCTCTGGTATCGGTGACTCGCAGAAGCTCCGCAAGGCCGGTGTCAAGCCAATCATCGATCTTCCCGGTGTCGGTCTCAACTTCCAGGACCACTACCTGTACTTCTCCTTGTACCGCGCGAAGCCGTGGGCTGAGTCTTTCGACGAATTCGTCCGAGGCAACAAGGAGGTCCAGGACAAGGTCTTCGGCCAATGGGAGCTTAACGGTACCGGTCCATTGGCAACCAACGCCATCGAGGCTGGTGTCAAGGCTCGTCCAACTGAGCAAGAGCTCGAGGACATGAAGTCCTGGCCATTCCCAGAGTTCCTGTCTGGATGGGACAGCTACTTCAAGAACAAGCCCGACAAGCCAGTCATGCATTGGGCTGTCGTTGCTGGTTGGTTCGGCGACCACATGCACGTCCCACCAGGGAAATTCTTTTCCATGTAAGTCCGAAGGGCAGAGGCATCATCTGTCTGACACATGCGCGCGGCATCCCCAGCTTAGTCGCGTTTGCTGAGACATTGCCACGTGGTGTTCGAGTATGACTGACACCCTTCTGTTTAGGTTTCACTTTCTAGTAAGGGCCTCGTTCACTACAGTCCCAGACACTGCCATGTGGTTCTCGAGTATAGCTAACACCCTTCTGTTTGTAGGAGTATCCATTCTCTCGTGGCTTTACCCACATCACCAGCCCCAACCCATATGAAGCTCCAGACTTTGACGCTGGCTTCATGAACGACCGCCGCGACATGGCACCAATGGTCTGGGGATACATCAAGTCTCGTGAGACTGCCCGCCGCATGGACGCATACGCTGGTGAGGTCATCAACATGCACCCCTTCTACGCGTACGACTCTCCAGCTCGCTGCAAGGACTTGGATCTCGAGACCACCAACGCGTATGCCGGCCCAGACCACATCACGGCCAATATCCAGGTCGGTTCGTGGACCGTTCCAAAGGAGGCCGGCAAGGCTCCGGAGCCATCGTTCATGAACAACCACCAGCAACACATCCAGGAGGACCTCCAGTACAGCAAGGACGATCTCCTCGCCGTCGAGGAGTGGGTCAAGCGCCACGTCGAGACCACCTGGCACTCTCTCGGTAAGCAGCACCAATGTTTCACTCACTTACCTGCAATGCTAACACTCAGGCAGGAACGTGCTCCATGGCACCAAAGAACGGCAACAGCATCGTCAAGCACGGTGTGCTCGACGAGCGCCTCAACGTCCACGGCGTCAAGAACCTCAAGGTCGCCGATTTGTCCATCTGCCCAGACAACGTCGGTTGCAACACCTACAGCACTGCGCTTCTCATCGGAGAAAAGTGTGCCGTCCTCACCGCCGAGGATCTTGGCTACACTGGTCGTGCTTTGGACATGCGTGTTCCAGACTACCAGGCCAACCGTGAGATCACTGGCCTCGCTAGGTTGTAGGCGGCGAGTTGACGAAGTTGACGAAAAAGCAAACCGAATGTGGTTGGTGTGTATTTATGTGACGAGTAACGATGGAGTTGAAGTACATAATCCCGTCGTCATTGACGTTGGCGTTTGTTCCATTTTGTCCAGCGCACCTTCGCTTGTTCGACCAATCAACACACAGTGTGCTCAATTCCACACCTTGCTACACTTTCGTCCGGCCATCAATGTCTCCTCAATATCCATCGACACTATATATTGGTGTCATGACCTTCGCTCCTATCGTTCACGCCCACTGCCTTGACTATGTGCATGATCTTACTACCAAGAGAAGACCTCGTGCCGACTTGCAATCCCCAGTCGGCAACTCTTGCCTTTGACCAAACCAACAGCAAAACTCTCCGATCGCAGAGACCTTTAGACACGGACAACGATGCCATCAGATGTCTAGCTGCATCGAATGTCCTGCTGGCCGATCAAGGTAAGTCTGGAGGTACAGGCTGGTATATGTCGCAACGCTCGTCCATCCTCCAGGTCGCATTTCCTTTTCTCCTGCTCCCAGCTTACGAACGTGGTACGCACGCTACACCTTAACCTTGCATACAGTTCTCAATAACAAAGACTATGACAGAAGCCATCACTCACATTGTGCTGTTCAAATACAGACCGCACATCACCTGGACACAGTTCGAAGAACATTTCTCGGCTTTCACCGCTCTCAAGACCAGATGCTTGCGAGATGGCAACCCGTATATGAAGTCTATGCGAATGGGAAAGAACCGCAGCTGGGAACCATGCAGCAAAGGCATGGCCCATGGTTTTGTTCTGGAGTTAGCAAGCCAAGACGATCTGGACTATTACCTCACGAAGGATGAGATCCATGCCGAGTTTTCGCGGAACGCGAAGCCTTTGATTGAGGATAGTGTGGTCGTGGATGGACATTCGAGATGGCGTTCTCTTCGACGCTGCGGCACCACATCCATCCATTCGGGAAGGTGCCCGTCCTGGCTCCTGCCACTGTGGCGAGATGCGCTGGACTGCAAAGCTCGATAAAGCAGAGCATGTTCTGTGCCACTGTGGGACCTGCCAGAAGCTCGGAGGAGGTCCCTACAGCTGCAACCAGATCATTAGCAAAGGGGACCTCATCATCACGAAAGGTGAGCTGAGAGTCTATACCTACCAAGGTGCCTCCGGCAAAGATGTGCGCTGCTTCTTCTGCCCAACATGTACCAGCCACATTTACCACCACCATGACGCAATGCCAGATAAAGTCATTGTGCGGACGTTGCTACTCGAAGGTGGCAATCACATGCCGGCGAATGGTGAGATCTTCGCGGAAGGAAGGCTGAAATGGGTCAAGGACTGGACGTTGGTCGAAAGGTAACACGTGCTGCTGCCTTTGACGTCGTGAGACATCAAAATGTCCCGCTCTGCTGCAGGCAATTCCTCCGGACGCAAAATGTCTCATGACCAGCTTTGCTCGAGGCTTGTAGTGTGTTTAGTATGATGTAGGCGCGCGACGAGCTGGACTCATGAACTGTCTACTAGTCTCAGCTGTCTACAATCGGCGTCCCCATGTCGCTCTGGATCTGAAAGGCTTCAGTATGGACATGGTCAAGTTGCGACAGACCACTCTTTCGGGAATAATTAACTCATTGAAGCGGAACTGCGAAGATCTTCCAGGCTCGTGCAGACAGATTTATAAGAAGATGAAAGTCGCCCACGATTGACggcatcatcatcatcatcatcatcccTGAGCTTCTTCAGCAAGGGACAGCAGAGCATCACCCATTTCAAAAGCAAGACTTCAGCACCACAAACATACAGTCACGATCATGCAGTATCGAACTCTTCTCCTCGCTACTCTAGCAATATCCGCCTTTGCAGCTCCAGTACGCCCTGCCCTTCCCTCTTTCTCCTCTCCCACCTCACTAACACCTCCCAGCTCGCCATCGCCAACCCAAACCCAGCCCTCGACCTCCTCACCGCCCTTGGCGCGGACCCGACCGGTGTTGGCGCAGCCCTCGCCGCTGCACTTCCCCTTGTCGGTGCTGGAGCCGGTGGCGGCGCAGGAAATGGTGGCATCGGTGGTGGACTCGGTGTAGGGACCACGGATCGTGTCGCTGCTCAGATCGCGAGCAGCACGAACCCTGTGGCCGGTGGAGGGACAGGGTCAGGAGTTGCGGTCGCGGCGCCTGGTACGGGCCTTGGAGCTGGACGCGGTGCTGGTGGCAATGGTCTTGGTGGAGGGGTTGGGGGTGGGAGTAGTGTTGTTTAGATTCGGCTGGTTGGGTAGATGAGGCGTGGACGGCGGGTCGTTGAGGGTAGTTGATGAGGTTATGCTCCTGCTTTTGAGGAATGGTGCAAGATGTAGGACTAGCAGTAACAACAATGAGGCCATGCCCTCGCCCTGCCCCTCTACAAACGCTGCCGCACGCACCTGAAACGCCCTCCAACGGTTGCCCGCCTGTATGTAAGGACCCTTCTTCACGCGCTAGCCTATATATTCCACCTCAATCTTTCCACTTCCATCAACAACCAATCTCAAGCCAATCACAAGCTAAGCACTGTGATGTAGTGCAACGGTGTTCAACCTGCGCAACATCAAATACACCACCCTTCAAATATTGAACAAATAGAGTCTCATGGAGAGACGAAGTGGGTCCGACGAGACTCCCGCATGACATTAAATTTGGATTGCGAGACCAATATTTGATTGAAGTGACCGTCGTACTGTGCCCTTGGTTCGAGCTTGGTTGTTGAACACAGGTGAACTTGATTGAACATATCAAGTTGAGACCTTAGAGATATCCTAGCGTTCAAAAGACGCTGGGATTTCTTTTT
Proteins encoded in this region:
- a CDS encoding Alcohol oxidase — protein: MNDRRDMAPMVWGYIKSRETARRMDAYAGEVINMHPFYAYDSPARCKDLDLETTNAYAGPDHITANIQVGSWTVPKEAGKAPEPSFMNNHQQHIQEDLQYSKDDLLAVEEWVKRHVETTWHSLGTCSMAPKNGNSIVKHGVLDERLNVHGVKNLKVADLSICPDNVGCNTYSTALLIGEKCAVLTAEDLGYTGRALDMRVPDYQANREITGLARL